TTCCTGTCGCGCCTCGGGGCCGCGCCGAGCGACGAGCCCTACGCGGCCGGTGTCGAGGCCACGCTCGACGCGCTGTCCGAACACCTCGCGCGGGCCCTCGACATGGACATGATCCTCTCGCTGGCCCGGCCGGTCTGACAGGACGTTTGTCAAGACGCGTCCGCGTGTTACGCTCCGGCAAAACCTCGAACCTGCCCTTTCGGAGAATCCACCCCTATGCGCCGCATCCTGTCCGTCCTCGCCCTGGCCCTGTCGGCCACGGCGACCCCCGTCCTCGCCGCCCAATGCATCACCAGCCAAGGCCAGTTCGGCAATTACAAGGCGGGCCTCGCGCAGCAGGCAGCCGCGTCCGGCGTGGGCCAGCGCGGGCTGCAAGCTCTTCAGAACGCGCAGCTTTCGGGCATCACCTGGCGATTCGAGTCGAACCCGGCCAGCCAGTCGGGCGTGGCCCAGGGCAACCCCGCGACCTTCCTCGCGAAGCGTTCGGGCAGCTCGGCCGAGGCGTTCATCAATCAGGTCCAGCGCAAGATCAACGCCAACCCCAATACCTTCGCCGCCATCGAGCGCAGCTACGGCGTGCCCGGCTCGATCCTCGCGACGATCTGGGGGCTCGAGACGTCCTGGGGCGGCTATACCGGCCGCACGCCCATCATCGACGGGGCGATCACCCTGGCCTCCTACTGCCGCCGCCACCCGCGCTTCGAGAGCCATGCCATCGCGGCGCTGCAACTGGCGGATCGCGGCGTCATCAACTCGGGCACGCAGGGCGGCCCGTCGGGCGAGCTGGGCCATATGCAGTTCCTCGCCGGGAACTGGGCCCGGTTCGGCGTGGATGCCAATGGCGACGGTCGCGCCGATCCCTATAACGCGGTGGACGCGCTGGCGTCGGCGGCCAACATGCTGCGCGCGAATGGCTGGCGCGCGGGTCAGCCCTTCGGCCAGGGCACGGCGAATTTCAACGTGCTCTCGGCGTGGAACGACAGCGGCAACTACCAGCGCGCCATCGCCTACGCCGCCGAACGGGTGCGGTGAACGGCGACGCCGGTGCTGGTGGCCTGAAGGTGGGTTGCTGGGCGTCGGTCGCCGAGAACCGGAGACTTTGCGGGGCAACGTCCCGGTGCCATTTGTCTGGTTGATCCGCCACGATTGTCACTTTGTGAAAATCGCGGTGTGCGGGCGGCGGGACTCGAACCCGCACGGGCCAGGCCCCTCAGATTTTAAGTCTGGTGTGTCTACCATTCCACCACGCCCGCATGGTCCCGGCCTAGCGGGCGGGCGGGGGCGTTGGCAAGCGGGTCAGAGCTCGATCTCGTCTCCACCCGGCCCCGGTTCCATCGTCAGGAAGTGCCGCTCCGACAGCCATGGGTTCAGCGCGACGGCCTCGCGGATGGCGTCCTGCCCCTCGCCGATGCGACCCATCGAGATCAGCGTGAGGCCCTTGCCCGCGATCGCCGCAACATGCCGGGGGCTGAGCGCGATGGCACGGTCGAGATCCGGCAAGGCCGTCGCGAACTCGCCGCGCAGGAAATTCGCGAAGGCACGCTGATTGTAGCCCTCGGCATAGTCCGGGCAGTAGTCCACAAGCGCATCGAACGCGATCAGCGCACCGGCGAGATCGAAGGACGCGCGCCGGTCCATGCCCTCGTCGAGAAGGGCTTGCGCCTCGGCATCCGGGGCCTTCGTCCAGAGCGCCCACATCGCCGCCGAAACAGGGCGGACCGCCATTTCGTTCGGGGCGGCCCGTGCCTCGGCCACGAGCGCGTCCATCGGCGCGCGGATATCCGGTGCGGCGGGACATTCGGCCAGGGCCGGGGCCGCGAGGGAGACGAGACAGCAGATCGCGATACGCATGGCCCAACGGTGACGCGTCAGGCGGCTACGTCAAGTCATACGGGCGTGAGTGTTACTGGTTCGCGGTGTCGACCGGCGTGTCGGGCCGGACGCGCTTGCCGACGGTGGACAAGGCCGGGGTGCGGGCGAATTCGCCCACCAGCACGTCGAGTTCGGTCTCCATCACCGCGGCGAGGCTGACGGATTGCCCCTCCCATTCGGCCTTGGCCGAGATCACGGAAATCAGGCGGATCTCGCCGTCGAACACCGCGAAGACCGGGGCGCCCGAGGCGCCGAAATCGACCGAACAGCTCAGCACGAGGATGTCGTCGTCCCGCGTCAGGATGGTGCAGGCCTCCTCCCGCGAGGGGGCGTCGGCGCGGTCGCGGGCATAGCTGACGA
This portion of the uncultured Jannaschia sp. genome encodes:
- a CDS encoding lytic transglycosylase domain-containing protein, translating into MRRILSVLALALSATATPVLAAQCITSQGQFGNYKAGLAQQAAASGVGQRGLQALQNAQLSGITWRFESNPASQSGVAQGNPATFLAKRSGSSAEAFINQVQRKINANPNTFAAIERSYGVPGSILATIWGLETSWGGYTGRTPIIDGAITLASYCRRHPRFESHAIAALQLADRGVINSGTQGGPSGELGHMQFLAGNWARFGVDANGDGRADPYNAVDALASAANMLRANGWRAGQPFGQGTANFNVLSAWNDSGNYQRAIAYAAERVR